TTGCTTTTAGCACAGCAGCGACTTAGGTTAAGAGGCGTATTGTGGCATTCACCGAGGGTTTCTATCTCGCATCTCCGTGGTGTCTTTGTGGTTTACTGACACTGATTTCACGCTGATGCTAGATTTATCATCTCTGACACAAACAAGTCGTGATAAGTGTTTCTTTTCCGGCTTCCTTTAGGTCTTGGGGTCAATGAACTGCTGTATTTCCGGGTCATCAGTCCAGAGGAGATAGGCTACCTCTTCAGTGCTGCACCTGCTAAAGACTTTGGAGGCACTTTTGTGAGGACTCTGCCTTCTTTTCAATAATTTGTTGGTCTCAGAAGCACATGTGCACTCTCCTTCTAATCGtactctttttgttttgttttttttctccctcctgtCCTTTGGCCCTCAGACATCATTTTATGATGAGATTTTTCTCGTGCCAGCAGACCCTGCAGATGGCTGCTCAGATATGAAGAACAGGGATATCCTTCAGGGACAAGTAATCCTGGTGGAAAGGGGGTACGCACACACGCCTCTGTACTTCTGTGAGCCGTAAACTATGTGAATGGGAACTAAGGCTGTAACCTTTGACATTCAGCAGCAAAAGGTTTAGGGAAGGAGGCAGATTGTTCTCAAGGCGGTCAGTTGAATTAAATTATACTTCTCAAATCATCAGAGTTTTAGCGCATCTTTTGCTCAGCTACCTCTGGTTTCCATGAAAattttatggttaaaaaaatatatatataaaatcacctGATCCTCACTTGCCTGTAGCAGTCATGCCATTGAGAGGCAGTTAGGGTCTGATATTTTAGTGCCTCTTAGTATATTTTAAACTTAACCTGAATTATCAGTCTCCTCCAGGATAATGTGCATGCAAAGTGGgtctcaaattaaaaatatgcacatatttaacaaaattattttctccCTTATAATTACAGTACTGTCTGGAAACTCCCGAGTTGTATTCTATTCGGACAAGACTATCtgctgatatttttgttttgatggTACAACTTGTCATATTTGGTCAATCCAGCGTGAAAGTTGaatgaaaataacattttcttcatttttgtgacTAAGAATTTCATGGTAAAAAGTAttctacatgttttattttgctattttttccccccagaaaTTGTCACTATTTGTCCTTTGCAGTGTGAAATTTGAGTGTGTGCTCAAATATGGGACTTCACAGGACTGCTTgtatttttttgtcaatattCTTTGTCTGTCCCAAATTACAGAAGCTGATTCATGTAAATGAACATTTAaggcttttatctttaataCTTTTTGAGATATTCATGGTCAAACGTAGCAAAGAAAGTGAATGGAGAAAAGAACAGAATAGAAAAACAGTCAATATAACAATGAACCTTCAGCAGGTTTATGGTGACAGTAACTACAGCTTCAGAGGCAGAGGACTCCACAGAAAGGTGCAGGGAGATAGTAAATGGAGGATAAATATATGCTGCTCCTGGCTGTCCTGTTATAAATCGCAGAGGTCATTTGAGCTGCTGTGTAGTAGGTGAAATAAAAAGAGTTTAAGAAAGATTATTCTCAGTATAATCATGTGTTCATGTGAGGGATATATGTGGTTTGGGCAATACTTAGCAAACACAAGACATTGAATTTCAAACGTGTTAGCCTTTTAATTCAGTCCGTGATACCAACTGTAACTGCAGTGAGCTGTCAGTCTGGCTCTGTCACGTTGAATTGTTGGTCAAAAAACTATATTTAGGAGCCACCTaacaattatttaaaatataagatAAAAAGCCTGATCTTGTTTTTACTTATGTACTTTAAGAGTAAAGCACAGATTTGCTGGTGTGGGTCTTGTGTGAACAGTGCCTAAAAGTTAATTACCCATGATCAATAACAATCATATGGTtagcagagttaaaaaaaaaaaaaaaaaaaaaaggctaactAGTGCTAGCCCTGAGGATTGTGTGTGAAGATCATTTGCAGGTTAAATGTTGTCTGAAAGTTTTTGGACAGTGAGATGTTAATTATAATCTTTACATCgctacagtggattttaaatcaaatcaagccatttttatacataccCCCCATTTTTAGTGGCACAAAATAACATAATATTAAATACAAGGACTGCAGTTAGTGACTGTGCGAGGTCCAGAACCCATGGATATCACCATATGTTTATTTCGTTgtgatgctctgccaggccaaCAACCACCTTCAGTTGCTTGATTGCTAAGTTACTGAAGAAACTGCCCCCAGTTTCTTCAGTAACTTCTTTGTTTCCATTCATGAAAatgtctcttgattgtagacatTGACAATGAGTGCTGTTGTtcttggttagatgttgtaaagtgtttcttcttcttaacCAAGAAAAGAATCCGTGATCATTGAATGTAGTTTTTTTCTGCACTACATCCTTTCTTTTTAGGACCACATTGCAGATTTGGCCACTGCTAAAGTTTTTACTATTCctattttggtttttcagcctaaCAATTGCCTTTCATTTGTGTTAACATCcctttggacctcatattgagagATCCAGTAAAAAGCTTAAATGTAaaacacttggaatcaactccagagctcttattttattaatttgttgtGGAATAGCGAAGGAGCATTTCTCATCTGgacatgaaactgcttgtcaatCAATTAAATggaagcctctgaaaatgggggttgtgtataaataaaaacaaacaacttgaGACATCTTGATTGTCTGAtctttaaaatccactgttgtGGTGTGCAGtggcaaaactgcaaaaactctTATTGTCTAAAAAGTTGCAGACCTAACTTTATAAGTTAtgatgaaagtttttttttgttgttttaactgcaaaataatCAAAGTAAGCTTATGGGACAATAACGAGTAGTCTTTGACATGGTTTTGACCATTTCTTGCTTTTGTGTGCACTCCAGAGGTTGCTCCTTTGTACAAAAAGCCCGACACGTGGAGGAAGCAGGTGGAAAAGCTGTTCTTATTGCTGACAACGCAGAGGATAACGACAGTCAGTATCTTGATATGGTCACTGATGGAAGCACTTCTAAACCAAGCATACCTGCTCTTTTCTTGCTAGGACGTGATGGGTGAGACAGATgcagatacaaacacacaaaaatatttgaGATCATTTATTCTATGAATTTCAGGGACcaattttcctttttatgtatttttaggATGATGATAAGAAGATCTCTTCAGAGGCAAGCACTGTCTTGGGCTGTCATTTCAATTCCTGTCAACGTTTCTGCTTTGGCCTCCTTCCCATTCAAGCAGCCTCCATGGACACTTTGGTAGAAATGACTCACCCACCAGTAAACCGTCTTTCATTAGATCATATAATGTGAACTGTGACTAAGCCTGAAGCCTCACAAGGAAATTTTTGATTATGGTTAGATAAATTCACAGGTACCTGTGGTAAAGCACTAAATCTAACATATAGTATGATTGCACTCTGAGCTTCTGGCATATGGGGGAAACTTCTTCAGCCActgaactgacaaaaaaaaaaaagagaaacctgCATGCTCATTCTCAGTGCTCGGGCTGAATGTCTTTGTTTTGTGCGTATATCTTCCAGGAGAGCAGCCTCCAGGAACATGTGTTCAAATGATTTGTCAGTCATTTTTAGTTACGAAACTGGGCGAAACTATTGAGTAAGTGTTGTGCAGACTGAGAGAATGACCTTCCTTCTGCTTCATCAAATGGTCGAAACCataagggaaaaaaacaggcCGTGGCTTTCCTATTTATATGCATGAACTTGTAATAGGGTTGGTCTCTTGTTTAAATGgaaattgtttttcttgtgaTGGATAATTAGaaactttaacataaaaaatgttttttaattgaCTTCCTTGACATTTTAGTGCCTTCTTGTCGGCATTTACGAATTTCACTGACACTTGTTTGTAGTTTGGGCAAACAGGACTGCTGAAATGGTTAAATAAAAAGCATGATGTGTCATGAGCGTTTACTGGAAGGCAGCTATTGTGAAGCTCTACGCAGAGCTTTGACTGTTGTGGAAACATTATGTCAGAATTCACCCCTAATTCACCACTAAATTATCCTGTTTATTACTATTAAGAATGTCCTGATTTGAATATTCTTTGTAAATAAAGTTGTATGTTTGAGGTTGAAAAGATTGCTTTTGTTGGCCATAAGCTAAACAACATCAGTAGTGATAAAAATAATGTGGGCTCAAAGGTTGGGTCTAGTAAGCTAAAAGTAAAGATGCACTAGTCAAGCAAATAGTAATAGCACTGCAGACAATGGAACAAATAATGTTCCATTTTAGTATACCGGATAAAATTACAATACTGCATTCAACCAAAGTGGCAACGGCCaaggtgggaaaaaaatgccTGGACCATCAAATTCAGCACTCAGAGGAAAGGACATTCAGTTAAACCAGAGATCGTGGTAAGGTATGAAAGTGAGACCCATCAAGTCTTGGGAATGGATTGTGTGGATGAGGAGACAATGACACAcagactgaaaactgatgataatgacatccatctgtccatcgtTCAACAGTAAATTACAACACTGTTGCAAATAAGATGAGattaatgtataaaatattGTATCTGGTGATtcagcacacagagcagtaaacattttaatttaattttaatactgGGTGTGCTCttagccgctgctcctccacatcgaaaggagccagttgaggtggctcgggcatctgattaggatgcctcctggccgcctcc
This sequence is a window from Archocentrus centrarchus isolate MPI-CPG fArcCen1 chromosome 9, fArcCen1, whole genome shotgun sequence. Protein-coding genes within it:
- the LOC115785897 gene encoding protease-associated domain-containing protein 1, with the translated sequence MGKAGRTAAIALCVWSVFMQFSRLSGLGVNELLYFRVISPEEIGYLFSAAPAKDFGGTFTSFYDEIFLVPADPADGCSDMKNRDILQGQVILVERGGCSFVQKARHVEEAGGKAVLIADNAEDNDSQYLDMVTDGSTSKPSIPALFLLGRDGMMIRRSLQRQALSWAVISIPVNVSALASFPFKQPPWTLW